The sequence attattaatataaaatatatattaaatatgaaTTAATTTTAGTGTATTAGTGAGTACTAGTGCCATAAAACTAAATCCATGtagtttaatttaattagtaagtatATTTTTACACGGTTTGAAAAGGAAAGCTACCTGAAGGAGAGAAGGGTAGAAAAAAGCATAATATATATATTAGTGATGAAAAGAGCATGTTATTTTTGTTACAGAAGAAAGCGCGAGCAGAGATACTAGCTTATTGTTATAGTAAGGGATATAGAAACTTAGAAAGGAGCAAGGTAGGTATAGTTGAGCGCACATATGTAAGTAACTAAGTATTGAATTGTGATTTTATTCCCATGTATCATAATGTCTCTATGTTCTACTGCTTGCGCCATACAGCATAATTGTGGCCAGAGGTTGCTAGTTCCCACTGAGTGTGAGATGCAGATGGACACCATGAGGCACTTCCAATCTTCATGCACACCTTGTCTCCGATTATCGCTGAATATAGGTTTTGTTTCGCTTCCAATATCCTCACCGATGATCTACTCTCAATACCTTCACGCTTCCGTACATCAATCTGCACTTACCGCATGcatgcactttaatttcttaCTCAACAACAACCAACAATATCAATAATGATTGTGCTTACCAGCTTCACTATCTGGTTACGAATGGAGTTGCCCCACTCAAACAAGTGGTCATAGAAAACTGTTGGTATCCCAGGATGAGTCAATATGTATGCATATCCCTGCCAAACAAGTCACACACAAACGATTTAATTAATATTATACACCCCTTCTGTATGTGTAAAGAGTtaaaaattgacaaaaaaaaaaaaaaggtacctACCTCCATAATATGATCAGAGGGGAACGGCCAATGAGCCTGCTCATACAGAAAGTTGAACAAAACCATATATGTAAGTTCTCCATTTAGTAATTAATATATAGAAAACACTGGCGGGAAGTAAAGGCAGCACGATGTTAAAGGAAAGCAGGACAACTTTTCATGCTGATGCCAAAATTCTTAGCGGAATAATTGGAAAGGCAGCAGAATTTAATTACAGAAGGCATTTCTAACTCTGAGGcaccttttttttcttctttttgttcaaGGCCAGTATCTTTTATAATTAGagatgttcttgtgtgtgaataaGTAGAGATTAAGAAATTGGAAATGCGTGGTACAGAACAAGAGACCTAAAAATTGTGAAATTGGCAAACACGAAAACACACTCTCCAGGAGTACCTGAGTGGAGCCAGTATCATGATTGTCCACAAACGTGACTGATCTTGAAGGCCACCATCCCATCACACCCGGCGGCTTCCCTTGACCATCACGCAGACGCCAAAATTCTCCCTTCACAGCTTCCTGCGTGCATATATATAATTGATATAAGTCCATCAACCGATCAAAATCAACATGCATGAGATAAAGGGCATGTGTGTAGGGGTGATAACCTGGAGAATTCCTTTTGTTGTGAAGTCAAATGCAGCTGAAAGCTGTCCAGTGCCATCAATCCAATTGATTATTCGCTGCCTATGGCTGTCTGTAATGCATCCATCATGCTGTTATTAAGAGTTCAATTCCGATCctcatttatattttaattttaacaagtACAGTAGTGCATACACCCACCCTGGTTATAGTCCAAAGAAGAACCTCTGTAGTTGCAAGAATCCCAGTACTCCCCTACACAGAACAATGGCTTTGTTGCTTCGATATATTCTTTCACATATTTTGCTGAAAACCTGTGTATACGTACCAAATAGTTCAATTATTAACAATACATAGTCGAATTAACCAAACAAGGTTGAATAAGTTACCCTTTTGCAAAATCAAAACGAAAATCCTCAAAGCCTACGTTATGGCGCAGCCATCTTAGCCAACCTATGATATCCTTTCTCACAAAGTCTTGGGTGTGATCGATATTGGGGAACCCCTGGAATATGGCGCCGGTCTTTCTGTTGCCCTAAATATGGGTGGAATGCAGATAGAGAGATGAAATTAAAGTTGTTTTAATTTGTGATCGATATATTAGATCTCATTATgtaactaataattaagaaagaaGCATTGAATTGAAATATTACAAGTCCACCGGTATCTGAAGTGACAGCACGTTCATCCCAAGAGAGTGGGATTCCATCAAAACGGTTGTAGATTCCTCCACGTCCCTGGGTGGTGCCAACACGATGATTGATGACAATGTCAGCCATGGATCTGAGTTTGTGTTGCTTCATCTTAGCAAGCAGAGCTTTCAAGTGATGCTCGGAGCCATAATTAGTGTTGAGTGAGTAAAGGTTCTGTGGAGTGTAGCCTTGAGGTGAGAAGGAATGAGTTGGTGGTGGCAACCAAACGGAAGTGAATCCAGCTTTGGCTATCTCTCCAACTTTGCTCTCTAGATTCTCCCACCAATTGTACTTGTGCGACTCCCAGTTGAATCCCTGCAAAGTGCAAACaaatttctttattcttagcTTTTATCTTCTCTTCAATCTCAATGCTAGCTACCTCTTGCTCTGTCTCCTCTATCTCCACGCTAATAAGCATACATATGTTTAGATTATTCATTCTATTAACTGTACCTGAAAGAGTATTTCCTTTCCATTCTTCAAAGCGGTACCTGCATGATGGTCAGGTCATGTGTATGCCGCGTGCGTTAACATACAAGGATTCAATCATATCATATCATCAAATAAACGACCTACAACTTCAACTAATGGTAGATAGCGCACATGAAATGATCTGTTTAATTTTAGGCACTACTGAAAACAATATGCATAAGCGCGCGAGATTAGAATTGAAGTTGGGAAAACATACCGATATCCTTTTGTTGATTGGTCTGATCATGTCCCTgaagaaaaattataattaaataaataaagaatacATAATATCTCGAGAGTGAGAGAAAGAGAGGAAGGAAAGCATACAGTGTTTAATAAGCCCATGATAATGAGGAGGAGAGTGGCTAGGTAGAGATTAAAACTGCATGTGATGATGAAGACGAGTAAGAAAATGAATGAATTGAGGAGCATCATATATCACGCAAGAGCAGTAAGTTAAGATAGAGGCTTACAGATACACACTGCAATTGATCTCCCGATAATGAGTAGAGCTTTAGTTTGGAGGTCAAGGTATTTATAGTAATATACAACACCGCAACACAAAAGTCACAGCATTCGAGAGAGGGAGAAGATAATGGCGGTGCGAATCAGTATCAGATAATTGTGCCCACGAACACAATGGAATGCAATGCCGCGAGGTGATCTGAGGGAGGGCCGAATATCAATCAATTGAGGAATAAAAAAAAGAGGGTGGTGGGAGCGGCAAAGGGAATTGGGTGCGCGTGGGCACAGTAGTGAATTCAATTCATGTTGATGATTAATTGGCATGGCATCTTCCAGACAAAGCCAACACACTACGTCACCCCGGCACCACCACGCATCCACATCCAAATCAACGCGCTCTTAGCTTGTTCCATCTTTCCTATTCCCAAAGG is a genomic window of Arachis ipaensis cultivar K30076 chromosome B06, Araip1.1, whole genome shotgun sequence containing:
- the LOC107645337 gene encoding probable alpha-amylase 2, with product MGLLNTGHDQTNQQKDIGTALKNGKEILFQGFNWESHKYNWWENLESKVGEIAKAGFTSVWLPPPTHSFSPQGYTPQNLYSLNTNYGSEHHLKALLAKMKQHKLRSMADIVINHRVGTTQGRGGIYNRFDGIPLSWDERAVTSDTGGLGNRKTGAIFQGFPNIDHTQDFVRKDIIGWLRWLRHNVGFEDFRFDFAKGFSAKYVKEYIEATKPLFCVGEYWDSCNYRGSSLDYNQDSHRQRIINWIDGTGQLSAAFDFTTKGILQEAVKGEFWRLRDGQGKPPGVMGWWPSRSVTFVDNHDTGSTQAHWPFPSDHIMEGYAYILTHPGIPTVFYDHLFEWGNSIRNQIVKLIDVRKREGIESRSSVRILEAKQNLYSAIIGDKVCMKIGSASWCPSASHTQWELATSGHNYAVWRKQ